The proteins below are encoded in one region of Ferroplasma acidiphilum:
- a CDS encoding type II toxin-antitoxin system VapC family toxin: MDKIILDTNILIYAIQNKIDLENGIMSITPRMEPLIPACVLAELRGLATTKWYAKAALKYSERFKNIESRGEGDFCIMVVAKSLNAAVLTNDRRFRKILKNKGIPCVTMGNQNNLQFY; this comes from the coding sequence ATGGACAAAATAATTCTGGATACCAATATATTGATTTATGCAATTCAAAACAAAATTGATCTTGAAAATGGCATAATGTCAATAACCCCGAGGATGGAGCCACTTATCCCCGCATGCGTTCTGGCCGAATTGCGTGGGCTGGCAACAACAAAATGGTATGCAAAGGCAGCCTTGAAATATAGTGAAAGGTTTAAAAACATAGAATCCCGTGGTGAAGGAGATTTCTGCATAATGGTGGTTGCTAAATCATTAAATGCCGCGGTTCTTACAAACGACAGGCGTTTTCGCAAAATATTGAAAAATAAGGGAATTCCGTGTGTTACAATGGGCAACCAGAATAACCTTCAGTTTTATTGA
- a CDS encoding DUF120 domain-containing protein, which produces MDYNLYNTIKILKKLSGSGNTVYISSGELAEELGVSQQTSSRFIIELADKKYIERTLQNRKQKITLLEPSLDLLYSELNQLNSILEMRQEFNLKGEIQSGLGEGKYYISQEGYMAQFLDKLGISPYPGTLNIKIFPEYENVLRRIRSADGIHIGGFKDKERTFGGVKCFSGRIDGTGAWLIFPERSNYTDIVEIISDKFLRKDLKLQDGDELNIRVALDH; this is translated from the coding sequence ATGGATTATAACTTATACAATACAATAAAGATACTTAAAAAGCTCTCCGGTTCAGGCAATACAGTATATATTTCATCAGGCGAACTTGCTGAGGAACTCGGTGTTAGCCAGCAAACATCATCACGGTTTATTATAGAACTGGCTGATAAAAAATATATCGAAAGGACATTGCAGAACAGGAAACAGAAGATTACATTGCTGGAGCCCTCCCTTGATCTGCTATATTCGGAATTAAACCAGCTCAATTCCATTCTTGAGATGCGGCAGGAATTTAATTTAAAAGGAGAGATACAGAGTGGATTGGGAGAGGGAAAATATTACATTTCCCAGGAAGGTTACATGGCCCAATTTCTCGACAAATTAGGAATTTCGCCATACCCTGGCACATTGAATATAAAAATTTTTCCTGAATATGAAAACGTTCTGAGAAGGATACGCAGTGCCGATGGAATACATATAGGTGGATTTAAAGATAAGGAAAGGACATTCGGCGGGGTAAAATGTTTCTCAGGGAGAATCGATGGTACCGGGGCATGGCTAATTTTCCCTGAAAGAAGCAATTATACCGATATTGTTGAGATCATTTCGGATAAGTTCCTTCGAAAAGATTTAAAACTTCAGGATGGGGATGAATTAAATATCAGGGTAGCACTTGATCACTGA
- a CDS encoding diphthine--ammonia ligase: MKAVALFSGGKDSFLSAMMAVEQGYEIIYGVTVVPEEYSMMFHYPNSKISEYAASLLGFSIKYINEKDYRSYLGEICRNGIDAIITGAIASDYQKTRIERACYDTDTIIYSPLWRKNQEYIIDQLILRDIRAMIVSVSAEGLGEGDLGATIDRDYFQHLKYINGKYGINIAGEGGEYETFVYGLGNMEIHGLKKEKIWKNSGGYMILST; the protein is encoded by the coding sequence ATGAAAGCTGTAGCATTATTTTCCGGCGGCAAGGATTCGTTTTTGTCGGCCATGATGGCCGTGGAACAGGGATATGAAATTATCTACGGGGTAACAGTTGTTCCTGAAGAGTATTCAATGATGTTCCACTATCCAAACTCGAAGATATCAGAATATGCCGCTTCACTTCTTGGTTTCAGCATTAAATATATCAACGAAAAGGATTACAGGAGCTACCTTGGAGAAATATGCAGGAATGGCATTGATGCCATAATAACTGGTGCCATAGCTTCAGATTACCAGAAAACCAGAATAGAAAGAGCATGCTATGATACCGATACTATCATATACTCCCCCCTGTGGAGAAAAAATCAGGAATATATCATAGACCAGTTAATTTTGCGCGATATACGGGCTATGATTGTATCTGTATCAGCCGAAGGGTTGGGAGAAGGTGACCTTGGCGCTACAATTGATAGAGATTATTTCCAGCATCTAAAATATATTAATGGAAAATATGGAATAAATATAGCTGGCGAGGGCGGGGAATATGAAACTTTTGTCTACGGGCTTGGAAACATGGAAATACATGGCCTTAAGAAAGAAAAAATATGGAAAAATTCAGGAGGATATATGATTCTCAGCACCTGA
- the pyrI gene encoding aspartate carbamoyltransferase regulatory subunit has protein sequence MDKTLKISKIKDGTVIDHIAAGKALKVLAILGIDESNSISIGIRVTSGKLAYKDVIKIENKFLEKLELDKIALIANEATISIIKNYEIIEKFKLDMPQVFKGIVKCANQNCITNAGEPVKSEFMTVNADPLTIKCVYCKKEMSGEEIINNI, from the coding sequence ATGGATAAAACGTTAAAAATATCAAAAATAAAGGATGGGACAGTAATAGACCATATAGCCGCCGGGAAAGCCCTGAAAGTCCTTGCCATTCTTGGCATTGACGAGTCAAATTCTATAAGTATTGGCATCAGGGTCACCAGTGGGAAGCTTGCCTATAAAGATGTCATAAAAATAGAAAATAAATTCCTTGAAAAACTTGAACTGGACAAAATAGCACTCATAGCAAATGAAGCCACTATTAGCATAATTAAGAATTATGAAATCATAGAGAAGTTCAAGCTTGATATGCCACAGGTGTTTAAAGGCATAGTTAAATGTGCAAACCAGAACTGTATAACAAATGCTGGTGAACCAGTAAAATCCGAGTTTATGACTGTGAATGCTGACCCATTAACAATTAAATGTGTTTACTGCAAGAAAGAGATGTCTGGAGAAGAGATAATTAATAATATATAG